The nucleotide sequence AGAAAACACACAGTCTTCAATCACATATGTGAGGCAAGAAACTTCTGCTGAAGTCTGGTACAAAGTGTTTTCCAAGACATAATCATCAGTGAAAATGGGGGTTTGAATCTCTTGAATCTATGCTTCTTATCAGGATTTTTTGGAAGAACATTTTAAAGTGAAAGGCATTGGAGACATAAAACttgtaaatattatttttaaaagtgtgaaTTACAGTGTAAGTACTCATGATGAAAGAAATTTCTACAACATAAACCATTTTTGAATGAAAACCTTACCTGATGGGTCTCTTCTGGAATTTTGAAAGGTAACtaccattattttattttatgttcttCCCATGTCCCAGCACTAACggatattttaaaacatgaaaagatTCATATAATTTCAACAGCCTAATATTTTATgcctattttattttgatttactTTCTCTGCTTGATTTAGTGATAACTGGAAGGGATTTTATTTAGCATTAGCTGattgaaatatttccttatCTTCGCTAGAACAAATATAATAAAGGCAAACTGAATATAGtcattatttcaatttttttttttttaggttttattgTATGTGCTTTCAGCAGTAGGAATATCTGAATTCAAATTGAAGCTCTGGCTTCACAAAGTAGGTATTTGCCaacttcatatttttcataatttcatgGGAAAATTTGGAAATATTAACTTTAATTTTGAGCTATAAaactcaggaagaaaaaaaaattatgtgaacTCAGACTTTCATGAGCTGACTAGCTCTGTTGACATCTGACATCATCAGCCACTTTTGCCATCTTTCCTGGACCTTTCTCCTACCAAATGCCTTCCACTACTTCAGTGCAGGGAACCGATACGAACAGACATCAGGTACAGGTTCTGTTTCTCTGCTACTCTATTCTTTACCTAAATGCATGACCCATTCTTATTTTCCAAAGATTTGGAGAATAATTTGGAACAGAAGGAGCCTCTGGAGAACTCCAATCCAGGTCCCTGATAGAAGCTGGGCCAACTTCAGTGTCAGAAGTAGTTGCTCAGGGCCTTGCCCTGATGAGTTTTGAAAGTCTCCAAGGTCTTTCCAGAGTCTGACCTCTCTCATTATGAagaatttttcccttctgtttaaCGTGAacttccccagctgcagctctcagCATTTGTATCTTGTCCCTTCAGTGAACATTCCTGGGAGGAGCTGATATTTTTCCTTGTAGCTGCCCATCCAGTAAGGACAAAAGATTTCTCCTCAAGACTATCGCTTCTCCAGGCCCAATAAGTGTTGTTCCTGCTTCTGGTTCTAATTTCATCCTGACCATTCCTTCCCCATTCTTCAGTGTAAGGGTGACAGAGTACTACATTAGGCTGTCCAGGGAGATTGGTAGTGTCTCCTCCTCTGCAAATCTTTAAATCCCACGTGGACACAAACCTGTGCAATATGCTAGGGGTGAACCTGCTCTGGCAGTGAGGTTGAACTACatgatctccagaggtgcctTGTAAACCTAAATTCCTGGTTTAGCtattcttcttctcttctcttctcttcttgtgCCATACCTCCAGCCTGGTTGCCAATTCCAAGTCTTctatttggtgtttttttctacCTGCAAATGGAAGTCTCTCCTTCACTAATCTTCAGGACCAGGGACTCCCTTCTCCAGTCCCTTTTCTGGGAAAGTCAGGGACAGTAAAGAGAAATCTCTTCAATAGTCATCTTCCAGAATGTTTCTTCATAGAGTACACTGCTTATGAACTGGAAAATCATgagtggtttggattggatGGGACCTTAAAGAACACCTAGTTCCagtcccctgccatgggcagggacactttgcactagaccaggttgatccaagctccatccaacctggccttgaacacttccatggatgaggtatccacagcttctttgcTATTTGTGCCAGTGTTTTACtaccttcacagtaaagaacttcCTCCTCAACTAAATCTCTGCTcttattttaaagctgtttccccttttcctgtcactatcTCCCTGTGTAAAAAGCCACTCTTCCTTTCTTACAAGCACCCTTTAGGTATAGAAAGGCTGCAATCAGGTCTCCCATTGTCTCCCAAATGTGTGTCTGATTCGAGAGATGCTAGAAATGGACTGGAGGAGGGAAAATGTGGAATTGATTTGGCTCTGCAACAGAGCAGAAAAACCATGATCAATAGATTGGGAGAAAAGAGACTTGGAGTTGCAGGATTGCTCTCTTATATTTGCCAAAATTTTGCTTAATATCATGTTACATCAGCCTCCAAATATCTTTGTGAAATAATGTGTAGCACAACAGGTCCTGCTCAGAAAGATCTTCCATGCGTTTTCAGTTTCCTTCCTCCCATTTCAGTTTCACCCCATTTCCCTGGTTACTTatacttttatttctgcttgtttCTCCACAGGCAAATAAAAGAGTACTGAATGACATGGGGAATAGATAGGGAGAGGAAATGCTTTGAGTTCCCAAAATATTAGCAGACAATTACTGTCTTGTATACTAACCCATCGTGGATAGTTTAGGGCTGAGAAGGGTCCCAGCAGAAATCTGTGGCCAGAGACTAGTAACCTGTGAGGGTGTTATTTTGTCTtggcttttcagaaaaaaatcaagtttctgGAAACTTTAAGGTGCTTTCTAGCTTAAACCAATTTATGgttctgtgtttctcttgtcctgtcccatgcaaacagctgcagaagagaaaacatttgTTGCATGTGGCAacttaaagaaaacacagagttTGCATTGACTGCGTGAACCCCAAATGCtctatcacagaatcacagaaggataTTCCTTGGCTTAGCAGAAGGCGCTCTTGCAAGGACTTTATGAAAAAGCAACAAATGAGGGTGTCAATTTTGGTTGTAAAATTACAGGCTGTATTGTGCCTACTGTTCTGATTCCACTGGGATAGAGTTCATATTCTGTTTTGTTAAACCATGACACCAACCTTCTAGGACAATGGGGCTGACTGGTGGAAAGATGTGTAATGTCTTAGTGATGGCTACCTTTGATGTAGGATCAGGTACTTTGGCATTTGGTCTTCTTGCAagcacagtgacacacaggagAGGCAAGAGGTGGGGCTGTCATCTACATATCcctatttaaataattttgaacaaTGTAATGTAGAGCtctcattttccctgttttccctctctttgtGAATTTAGTCATATTTTCTTCCCCTCAAACTTATCGTCTCATCCATAGTAAAAGAATTGGCTGAAGCAGGCTTGGATCACTACTTAGTTGCTTATGCTGCTTagagaaaaacacaaatgaGCTGTGCTGCACTTTACTTCTGAGACTTATTGCTGCAAAAAACTatttctgctcccagggaagtCAATGGAAGTCTAATTAGTCCCAGATGTTTAGTAATAACAAGCACTTCCTTTTTGTAGAGCAAAACAATAGCAGTGTTAAAACCATTAATTAAATGGGTTTGGCTCTGTCATCAGGTTATTAACTAATTCTAGTCACAGCAGCCAAGCTAATAATGTCTCTCACAGCAGGTGAAATAGTCTTGCCATTCTTGACACAGAAACTATGAACTCTGTCTGTGGCAAATGGGCATCTGAGCACACACCTTGTCTTGCTTTTGAGCTTCCAACTAATCCCTGGGATCACTGCTTGTGCAAGTATTCTCCTACAAGATTAAGAGCTTGAGCCATTGGCTTTTGTGTATGTTAGATCAGGCCCTATTGCTGCTGATGGTGTGTTCATTTCATAGGATCACAGaaatcacaaaatggtttggtttggtttggtttggtttggtttggtttggtttggtttggtttggtttggtttggtttggtttggttcgGAAGggcttaaagatcatcttgttgcaattccctcccctgggcagggacatctgctagaccagattgctccaaaccccatccaagctggccttgaatacttccagggatggggcagacacaacttttctgggcaacctgttccaaatTCTTGCCTACATCTCCAGTGCATCTCCTTATTCTCCATTGGTTGTACTGTGTAATATGGAGCAGCTGTCTCTGCTTCAGGACCAGAAGGTAAAAGTCTAAGGTGCAGTCCaaatgcaacagaaaaataGGAAGACATTTCTTTCCATCTGTGGAGCATTCCAAGCTAGTGCTTTAATATATCCACAGCTTGTGCTTTTTACAAAATTcaattgtttttattgtacaAAATCCCACAATGAAAACTACCAGCCAGTTTCATACGTAACtgcttaaaaatataattatacaCCTTTTTTGTAGTGTGGAAGTTTTGACATTCACTAgctggaagaaacagaaatggaGCAGCAATTTGAGTTCTTTACCTGGACACTTTCAGTTTGACCACTGTTTCTCTTATGTGCCTGAATGGACAGGTCCTGGCATTAACAGAAGACCTGATATACGTCTTTTTCAAAGACACTGAACCCTGTTAGCAGGTCAGGTTCCCACTCACTGTTATGTTCCCTCCAAAAGGGTGAATTTTCTGTGAGAATATGGGATATAACATTTGTCAGTCTCAACCATTAGCAACACAACAGGATAGCCATGTTAAACACAGCACAGAATGAGGACCTACAGAACTTTTCTTGCATCACATTCTCTAGGCAATAATATATTTCTGGGGAAAGACAGTAGAAAGACACATCTGAATAATGGCCCAGGACTGTGCTCCCTATGCATTATTTCACACTGGTTATCTTCAAAACACCTTTTTGCAGTCTAACCTCCCACGGCCTTTAAAAATAGATATACTATTTTTCTGCATTGAAAGGCAACCATATGCAGTGATTTCCCAACAGTTTTTCTtagaaatataaacatttcagtTCAATGTTAGCTGGTTGAAATTCATGCtccaggatttatttttttaaaaaaaagctttcaccCCAGAGATGAGTTTCTTCACATTAAACTCAGTTAAATATATATTGCACATTTGGACCAAATTTCTCCTCTTTGAATTAAACCATGGATCTGCAAAACATGGCAAATTCTCCTTCCAGTCCCTGCAACCCATACCAGTGGTGTAATTCAGGGGCACTTCAAAAGCACTTAAAATCCACACCTGAAAATCAAAGATGAGAGTTTTACCCTTCATTTCTACACACTGTCAGCGTAGCACCcaatttcttcagttttcaagGCATTTTGTGTTACTATGCTTTAAACTGATGGGTAAAGTTCTGCCTGCGGAAGCAAAGAAATGAACCTACACCAATGATGATCACAGATAAAACCAACACAAACGTTAATATAATAAGAAAGTTGATTTTCTTCAGATCCTCTTTTTCACAGTCTTCTGGTCTAATGTTCCTGATGTTCATTTCATCCTGGTACCCAAAATTCTGAGTGTGCTGGCACATTAAATACTCCACGTTGGGGATCTGGACATTTTTGTTCTGGATCATTGATGAAAGCCAGATGTTTCCACAGCAGCTGAGTGGGTTCCCGGTGAGATACAAGTTTTTAAGTGAATTTTCTAATGCTAAAATATTGCTGTTCTGTAATGTACTGAACCTGTTGTTCCGTAGGTCCAGAACTTCTAGTGGAGAGTCACTATCCCACGTaggcagccagctcagctgatTTTCAGAGAGGTTTAAATGTTTAAGGTGACTAAAACAAGGCAAGTCAATATTTAAATCTATCAGGCTATTACCATATAAATACAAACATTCCAGAGATTTTTCCAGACCTGATAATGCTTTAAGTTCTATTTTCAGTCCAGGGTTCATGGAGAGGTCCAAGGCAACCAGAGAAGTCTTGTAGAAGCTGTATGCTGGTAGGATGTTCAGCATGTTGTCAGCTAGGTACAAGTACTGAAGAGTAGGAGAACTGACAAATGATACACAACCACTTTCCTCTCCAGCAAGTCTTTGCTTAGCTAATCCTGAGTACATGCTGCAAAGGCTGATATTATTGCTCTGTAGATTAAGCAGTCTAAGGCTAGGAAGATTTGAGAAGATATCAAACTGCAGGGTTTGAAGATAGTTGTTTTGAATATAGAGCTCCTTCAAATTTGACAATGCACCAGCATCAAGGAGAAGGCTCTGCAAAACATTGTAGCTCAAGTCAAGGACAGTTAAAGTGATCAATGCGCTGTCATAACTTACTGCAAATGCCTGAAGACAGTTTTTACTGAGATTAAGGGTGTGAAGGGACAACATTGATTCAAAGAACTCATCTGGAATGGATTTGATCTTATTATAACTTAAGTCTAAATATACAAGCTGGGATAAATAAAGAGAACTTTTGTTTCTACTTTGCTTCTGATCAAGAAGATGGAAAGAAGCATTTAGCCATTCATTTTTCACATGGTCCATTTTATTATGAGGGGAATCAGCAGTGAGCTGAATTAAATTCTTTGATAAATTCAGAGATACCAGCTTATTTACCTGAGGGAACACTGGGAAGTGAAACAGTTTGTTTTCACTCAGATCCAAATACCTTAAGCTATATTCATCATCTGATTTTGTGGTATGGAAGGTCTCAATGCTGTTCCTGCTAAGGTCAAGTATCTCCAGCTGCCTGAGGTTAAAATCAGAGATGCAAGTAATTGAATTCTTTGAGAGATTGAGTTTGGACAAGCTCGCTAGAGTCTCAAAAGCACCTTCTTCTATTTCCATGATGATGTTGCTCTGAAGATCTATCTCCACAAGATTGGGAGATCCCTGAAACATCTTTTGTGATATCATTGTAATACTGTTGTCTACCAAGGAAAGATactgcagtgctggagcttCTTTAATGAAATACTCAGCCATCCCACTGTACAGACTGTTGTGGGACAAGTCCAGTATTTCCACCTTGGGTAAGAGTCCAATCCCCTCTGTGCCATTTTGAGCAAGTTCATATAAGTGATTGTTGGCTAAATTTATTTCCAGCAAACTCTTCATGTGTGCAAAGACTCCAGGCGTGATGGAACTTATCTGGTTAGAGCTTAAATCCAGACACTGAAGGAAAGTGTAAAATGATAATGACATTTCAGGAATGCTTTGAATCAGATTTCCCGACAGATCTATTTTGTTTACATTTGGATGGAGCTCAAGAGGGATTTGGTGGAGGTCTTTGTTGTGGCAAAATGCCTGAGAGTTTGCCTgccagaaaaagagagaaaaggagttATCACATGACAAATGAAAATGTCTTTGCATTAAATATAAGAAGAATAACATTCAGCATCTAGGCAGATTCTGCTTCTGAAACACTGATGACTTTTTCTGATCATTTggacagcaacagcaacaatCCCAATTAGCTTATTTGCAGCTAACAGcacttatttaattttaaagagatTTCTGACTTCAAATAGTAGAGTTCTATCTGCATGTGATACCTATTAAAAGTTCTCCTGTTTGTACCTTTCTCCAGGACTCATTTGAACAGTCCCTAGTTTCTCTGCAATCAAGCACTGTTACCTCATTTTTGTGCTGATGTTTAATTTTCTCCCTTCCATCACTGTATTAGATTTTGCAGACTCTACTTGCAGTAGTAAGCAGCTTGGAAGAGCTTCACTCTGTTGGCAGTGTTGGTTCCAAGGAGGCTTAAAAACCTCTAAGGATCCTACGGCACAAACCCTTTCTCTCCTTCGTAGCCACATGTTCAAATATGCCTTTCCTTAGCCATGGCTTAGTTAAGCAAGGCAGCTTTAACCAAATACGGTCATTCAACAACTGTGACATTTCTGATGACAACCCCCAAACTCATTCTGATTTTATCTTCCATGTTTATCCTTTTCCTAAGACAACAGTTCCCTTCTACGTGCATGGGGAGCACGCCTTATGAAGCCATCCACACAAGACACGGTTGATACAACactgaaaacacaaattatGTAAATTCAGTTTTTGAGAGGGAAAAAGATGTGATATGCAGTGAGTGTCAGCCTTTTCAGGCCAATTCTCATCAGtacggggaaaaaaaacaagcatcAAAGTCAAATCCATCTTCTGGATGCATCTGTGTTTAATTGCAGCTAGGACTGAGTTCTGTGTCCAGAACAAAATTTGGTGTGTGTGTTCATAAGGAACATTGGAAACATGAACACAACCATCCTTACATAACCATCAAGTTCTAGTTTGTCGTTTTGGAGAACATCGAGCATCAGGAGGAAATGGAAAGGCTTAGGCAGCATTTAATTTACTGGAGAAAAAGTCTTGTTATTAATGTATTGGGTGtctgaagggaagggaagggaagggaagggaagggaagggaagggaagggaagggaagggaagggaagggaagggaagggaagggaagggaagggaagggaagggaagggaagggaagggaagggaagggaagggaagggaagggaagggaagggaagggaagggaagggaagggaagggaagggaagggaagggaagggaagggaagggaagggaagggaagggaagggaagggaagggaagggaagggaagggaagggaagggaagggaagggaagggaagggaagggaagggaagggaagggaagtctGCTGAATCTTAACTTCTATGGAGAAGAAGAATCCAGATTCCATGACACAAAGCTTTTCAGAAAtcaagcaaatatttaaagtaaaaaatattaaatcccATCTGCTTTATATGAAATTTGAGGTGAATGAAGTGGCAGATCTGTTTAGGATAAGTGGAGCAACAGTCAGCATTTTATGAATCTCTTTTGCATCATCTTAGTTCTGGAGACTAAACAAGAATGTGTCAGAGAAGTGCTAGTGCTCATCCAAGCTTTAGATGTATACGAGCTGCTCCACAGTGCTTCCCATGACATATTTTTCCCAGTGATCCCAAGTAAATTGACTATTAAAACCTAAACcccttcctcttttcccttcagCTCACTTAAATCTCCCtcagctaaaaaaaatattagaaaaaaaataaggaaattttCTGGCTTCtccctgaaaatatttctttcctgcaATGTGACTGTATACTTCCTCATTTTGAGTTAAATTATGACAAGAGTTGGCCTTATTTCTCAGGCACAAATAGCAGGGTGGGAAACCTCTTCTTACTCATTTATGGAAGAGGAAGAAGCCAGGAGGATACAAAAAATCCAGAGTAAAAAAGCAGGAACTGCTTTGCATCCTAAGGCAGATGCCAGGTTTCTTCTCACACTTTCAGCCAGATCCCACCAATTGCAGAGCACCCTCCATTCCCCATGGGTACTTAGAATCTTACTGAAGTCCTGGTGCAACTCCTGTCAATACCAGCAATGTGCTTTTCAGTGAGGCTGATGGGGAAGAGGTCAGCCACTGTTCACCATGTATGTTGCATGATTTGGCTTTTAATCTGCATCCATGGAAGCCTCCCAGTGATAAAAGGGACTAATGAAATCTACATTTCCCACTGTCTGCCATTTGTTCCTATAACATTTCCactctcatttttcattttaaacttTCATTCCTTTTCACTGACTATTTTGATCCTTACTAAATATCTTATCTTTTCTCTTCTCCACCATATTTTCTCCCCCAAGACTCAAACTGCATGAATTTCATTCTTATCAGcagtaaggggaaaaaaagaaggatgaaGTAACCCTCTGTGGGATGGAGCAAAGAGTATCTGTTTGGTTTCTCTCCTCTCACCCCTTAGTCCAATGGGTAGGTAGCCTGAGACTGGTAAATATGTTTTTGTCAGTCTCATGTTCTGACTTCATCATCTCTTCCAGTGCTGCCATCAGTTTGTTTCAACCCCATTGTCAAGAAATACTGGAGGGTGTGGACCACTTGGTCCCATTAAGatgctggtaaaaaaaaaaacaaaaaaaaaccaaaaccaaaaacaaaaacaaaaacaaaaaaaaaccagttcaAAAGCTGGGCATCATTTGGTTTCTGACTCCAATTCTTCAGTGCTCAGCACTGGGTGGAAGTTGTCAGCCACCTCAGCAAGAGCCCTACAAAGAGGAGTTGGACTCAAGTCTGCCCTTGAACTCTCCTTTATCAATTCATGAATATTTGAACCAAGAATCTGGGCTGGAGCCACTTTCCACTGACCTGTACTTGTATGGTGTCCCTGACTATTCTTAGAAGAGCTAAGGTAGAAGCTTAGCTACACAATCAAACCTTAGCATTTTGCCCAGATACGACACATCAGCTGACCTATGGCATCTGGTTATGCATCTGTCCTTGCATCACCTCAGAGCAAggtaaaatataatttcctaAAATCCCTTCCCttctataaaatatttgaaatctCCTCCTTTGCCAATTAACATGAACTAATGAATCATGACAAACTGAGAGATGTGCCATAACAGGTACCAGTGCAGTTCATCCCCATGTCAGGGGTCTGCTAGGGACTGCTTACTTCCTAAAACCTCTTGTAGAAGAGTTTAGTTCGGCAACAGAACCATCAGTGGTGACTCAGAAAGTGGCACAGGTTTCTGACTCATGCTTCTTCCATGAGATTTGAGACTAAAGTTTCCACTTCTGAGCCTCTGCTATTCCAAAGGTGTCACCACAGGGAAAGCACCAAATAAAACAGTGAGTCTGTGATGCAGTGCAGGACTGTCAATGGACAGCTaatccagcagctgcttccttcttTGAGCTGTGTTTGGACCTACACCAAATGCCCAGTGAAGGAAGGCAATCAGCATGGACATCAGCAATGCCGAGCTGTTGATTTACACAGACGAGCATCCTGGCCCCTGACTGCAGTGTGTTTTCTGTCAGGGCTGATTTTATCCAAGCGTAGTTGTGTTGTTGGCTTGACGAAAGCAGTTTACAGTGGAGTAGTGCAAGCAAGCATGTGTTTACTTCTCAGCAATCAGCCTGGTCTGTGACCCGTCAAGGAACAGGATGAAGCTGCTTGGATTATGGCGTGTCTTACCCAGCCTTCATGTGACTGTGACATGGGACCCAGGCTGTCCTGTTTACAGTGGCTTCATCAGTGCTCCCTCCCCAGCCAAGGAGCTGAGCTACCCAGTCACCTTCCCAAGATCTTTTTATATATACACTAGGTCTTAATTTTTCTGGAATTCAGGAAGTGCAGCAATatggcagggtgggcaggaaTGGAATGAGTCCCACAAGGGAGATGTGTACAGctagtaaattattttttccctattttggAAATTCTTgaggatttgtgctgaacaacTTCAATgttcaagggggaaaaaaagtatttttaaacatccTGGTACAGTCAGAAGCACTtgaagagggaaaggagaaagttCAGCTGCGAATAACATTTATAATATTGTACCAGGTGCTTACAAAAATTCAAGGAGCAGATTTTGTACTGGAGCAAAAGTCATTGTCATTTCTCTTTGCTCCAGTAAAGTTAGGTACAACTTCCCTGGAAGAAATGTTGTGTCAGTGCAGAGGAGGTCAGTgtatttgttattaaaaaagaGCTGGTATAGAAGTATTTCACAGAAGAAGCTTTAATTAAAGTACAAATAACAACTGACAATAAGGAGTTGATTTAAAGtctgttctttctctgtcttAGCCACACAAACCCTGTATAATATTAGGGAAATCAAGTCAAATTTCTTTCAACCAGCTTGTCTTTATGCAAACCAAGATAACAACCCTTCTTTGCCTGCCCCTGCCCCCTCCTTTGCTGTCACTACAACAAAGACACAAGCTGAAGACAGACAGCTAAGCATCCCCTAAACCTGCAAATGCCACCTCTGCCATCACCAGGACCAGGAAGCCTGGTCCTGGGGGTTTTCCTTCTCAGAGACTTGTGCAGTGCCTGTAACAAGGGGGTCCCAACCTCACTCAGGATCTCAAGGGGCCTAAGTAAAGAGACAGCCTTACCATTTCACAGGATGCCCCCTCTGAGAGTTGATAGTTAGAGGTTTCTTTGTTCAGTGCTGCCAGGAAGAAGATGATGTACAGTTTCATGGCTctgcaggtaaaaaaaaaaaattacagttagATTTCATATGGGACACAGTGGTCAACACATGAAAAAGTTGGCACCAGGTCATCATCTAACATGGAGAAGAACACAAGCAGTGCAATAAATTAAGATATCTCTGAGCATACTGCACTAGTGACCCACTTGTGTAGCTTTGCATCCCTTTCAGCCTCGTAGAAAGAGATCTATATGAGGATTGAAAGGAAGGTTCAAGGCATTTCATGGGTTTTCCCCAGTGCAATTTTAGCTGCTGCCTAAATTATATCCAGGACACTCAACAAAGTCCAGATGTTCAAGCTGGGCAGGGTGTCTGACATCATGGAGAAAGAGAACTACTGAAGACTGAGGTATCTTCACACTCCCCATAGACACAGCACAGGCGCTTTCAACTGGGCTGAAGTTTTGGGTGCCATGTCCTGAGCAAAGCCAATGGGTGCTGCTCAGGAACAACCAGAAGTAGgaacagttttcttttccatccaCAACACTTCCTACTCCGCTTACCCCAGAATATCAAAGAGCTTTCACACATACATCCTCGCTGAGTTAATGCAAACAGCTTAAGGAGTGGACTGAGATTTTTCAGTTTATACATTCCAGGTACGGACACTCTTTTAAATACATTTGACAGGAGATCATAGAACCATATGttccacagaatcacagaatatgtaAAGTTGGAAGGAATTCACAAAGATAATTGGGTCCAGTTCCTGGttctgcacagcaccatccccaagagtcacaccctcTGTCCAAGactgttgtccaaatgctcctcgAAGTCTCTtaggcttgggttggaagggacttttaaaAGTCATCTGGTgcaatccccctgccatggacaaggACAGATGCCTTACAAAGAGACAGATATAAAATAGAATGAATTTGTGTGAAACAGAATTCTTAAGAGCTTAACTGTTTGGAAAGCACTCCATAAAAGAGCACAGAACTGCAAAAGGAGCAAACAGCACTGGGAGATCTGTCACTGgacaatggggaaaaatggaacCAAAGCCAAAGGCAAGCATTCCTGCTTCAAACAACTCCAAATGCAACCTTCTACCCACAGAGCAATGAaaagctggaaggaaaagaagtcaGATCATTCTCAACTGATGGAAATGCCTCTGCTGAGTCACTTTGATGGATGCAGCTGATGGCCCTTCACAGCATTGACAGTCATTGAACAGCAATGCCAACAAGTTCCTGATGGAAATCTGCCCATTTCTCCCCTTCCCAACCAGAGAACAGAGCTGTGTACTAGGAACAGAGGAACTGGGGAGGATTAGAACACAGCTACTATGTGTACAGTTTGCATATTCCTTCCATTTCACAAGAAAATCCCAGTGATGGGTTTGATCAGATGACCTGTGACCCCAAGGTGAAAGAAGGGGTCTCAGTAATGGGATCAGAAGTGTGTTCCATCCTGTTAAAATCAA is from Cinclus cinclus chromosome 2, bCinCin1.1, whole genome shotgun sequence and encodes:
- the LOC134055451 gene encoding transforming growth factor beta activator LRRC32-like, which codes for MQEALETRAMKLYIIFFLAALNKETSNYQLSEGASCEMANSQAFCHNKDLHQIPLELHPNVNKIDLSGNLIQSIPEMSLSFYTFLQCLDLSSNQISSITPGVFAHMKSLLEINLANNHLYELAQNGTEGIGLLPKVEILDLSHNSLYSGMAEYFIKEAPALQYLSLVDNSITMISQKMFQGSPNLVEIDLQSNIIMEIEEGAFETLASLSKLNLSKNSITCISDFNLRQLEILDLSRNSIETFHTTKSDDEYSLRYLDLSENKLFHFPVFPQVNKLVSLNLSKNLIQLTADSPHNKMDHVKNEWLNASFHLLDQKQSRNKSSLYLSQLVYLDLSYNKIKSIPDEFFESMLSLHTLNLSKNCLQAFAVSYDSALITLTVLDLSYNVLQSLLLDAGALSNLKELYIQNNYLQTLQFDIFSNLPSLRLLNLQSNNISLCSMYSGLAKQRLAGEESGCVSFVSSPTLQYLYLADNMLNILPAYSFYKTSLVALDLSMNPGLKIELKALSGLEKSLECLYLYGNSLIDLNIDLPCFSHLKHLNLSENQLSWLPTWDSDSPLEVLDLRNNRFSTLQNSNILALENSLKNLYLTGNPLSCCGNIWLSSMIQNKNVQIPNVEYLMCQHTQNFGYQDEMNIRNIRPEDCEKEDLKKINFLIILTFVLVLSVIIIGVGSFLCFRRQNFTHQFKA